A genome region from uncultured Campylobacter sp. includes the following:
- a CDS encoding DUF4878 domain-containing protein produces MKKFLLALIAIFVLAGCGSDPKGVAEDFIKALYEGDSKTLVDAIDIPDKDRSDDGSMQMINGKLMQMAGAGKEEASKRDGLKGVSGELQNSDEKSAFVKVTVSFKNGTNRTEGVKLIKKDGKWKVAL; encoded by the coding sequence ATGAAAAAATTTCTACTCGCGCTCATCGCGATATTCGTTTTAGCGGGCTGCGGCAGCGACCCGAAAGGCGTAGCCGAGGACTTCATCAAAGCCCTATACGAGGGCGATTCTAAGACTTTGGTGGATGCTATAGACATACCCGATAAGGACAGATCGGACGACGGCTCTATGCAGATGATAAACGGCAAACTGATGCAAATGGCAGGCGCCGGCAAGGAGGAGGCCTCCAAGCGCGACGGGCTAAAGGGCGTCTCGGGCGAGCTGCAAAATAGCGACGAGAAATCGGCGTTCGTGAAAGTCACCGTGTCTTTTAAAAACGGCACAAACCGCACCGAGGGCGTTAAACTCATCAAAAAAGACGGCAAATGGAAGGTTGCGCTTTAG